A DNA window from Cydia pomonella isolate Wapato2018A chromosome 18, ilCydPomo1, whole genome shotgun sequence contains the following coding sequences:
- the LOC133527657 gene encoding protein wech has protein sequence MTSFANMTQALGASLPAASGAGAGAAHAEPEDPLAMTHIICNLLENMNKPHPATSASSMPYDIWALPSCSSTLQNPIGQSREYNSTSNNNNQHHSKEDNSSGSPGTSSSVSITCFRCEERTPTTRCLECNDLFCHECCHGVTSDCQLREHTLLPIHQISPIGVRPNSVNNEKEVYCELHGDPVRFYCEACVVFICQECTLWVHKDHCYTPIKGALDMCRVGVLRAIEDTKTGTKAIKTAIDRAVAMSKAYEKETAEANMKIRKAMRCYAQAIEDREKYLLDKVEKLRQAKMNELTDHMNTLRGILAGLAHTNETLVRSMDSEGLDLFMAKEKGRAQVDYFSCMFKNMYMTEERIMFVPPNYDLVDQLKRQCDVQSAPASSMHTLSSVPALQSRQSLLSLQSLQSAQTFSPLTPYNLSSTNSLRSLPDYTRSTNYYDHSISSSMALDSNLPRGIGQAIPGYWMSVTVRPTRSPVPGVPMFSFGREGQDEGQVSRPWGLCVDREGNIIVADRRNNRIQIFNSRGEFRTMFGSKGTGPGEFDLPAGITTDTYGRIIVIDKDNHRVQIFTSSGNFILKFGSFGKECGQFQYPWDVAVNTLGNIVVTDTRNHRIQLFTSDGTYITKFVFEGANPAKMLKGPTTPRGVCFTTSGNIIVSDFENHRLLMVDPTLSKVLHCVGREGSGIGELNRPSGIVTDDDGRIIVADSKNHRVLVFTAELRILWAVDLKSPGLDDKDRPSDVALTPDGYLVVLFETLPDTARDISSHGKQYIKVY, from the coding sequence ATGACGTCGTTCGCGAACATGACGCAGGCGCTGGGCGCGAGCCTGCCCGCCGCGTCGGGAGCCGGTGCGGGCGCCGCACACGCCGAGCCTGAGGACCCGCTCGCCATGACGCACATCATCTGCAACCTACTCGAAAACATGAACAAACCGCACCCCGCCACGTCCGCCTCCTCCATGCCCTACGACATCTGGGCGCTGCCTTCCTGCAGCAGCACTCTGCAGAACCCGATTGGTCAGAGCCGTGAGTACAACTCCACCTCGAATAATAACAACCAACATCACTCCAAAGAGGACAACTCCAGTGGCTCGCCTGGCACCTCCTCGAGCGTATCCATCACCTGCTTTCGCTGCGAGGAGCGGACGCCGACCACGCGCTGCCTCGAATGTAACGATCTATTCTGTCACGAGTGCTGCCACGGCGTGACCTCCGATTGCCAGCTCAGGGAACACACTCTACTCCCTATCCATCAGATCTCGCCCATCGGCGTCCGACCCAACTCTGTCAACAACGAGAAGGAAGTGTACTGCGAACTACATGGTGACCCCGTTAGATTCTATTGCGAGGCTTGCGTCGTCTTCATCTGCCAGGAGTGCACTCTGTGGGTTCACAAGGACCACTGTTATACGCCTATCAAAGGGGCCCTCGACATGTGTCGTGTAGGTGTTTTAAGAGCTATAGAGGATACCAAAACGGGTACTAAAGCTATTAAAACAGCAATAGATCGTGCAGTAGCCATGTCGAAGGCGTACGAGAAGGAAACCGCTGAGGCTAATATGAAAATAAGGAAGGCGATGCGTTGCTATGCTCAAGCTATCGAGGATCGCGAGAAGTATTTGCTGGATAAAGTGGAAAAGCTGCGCCAGGCGAAAATGAACGAACTGACTGACCACATGAATACTCTGAGAGGCATTTTAGCTGGACTTGCACATACAAACGAGACATTAGTGCGCAGCATGGACTCGGAGGGCCTCGACTTGTTCATGGCCAAAGAAAAAGGCAGAGCTCAAGTAGACTACTTCTCgtgtatgtttaaaaacatgtatatgACAGAAGAGCGGATTATGTTTGTACCTCCCAACTACGATTTAGTAGACCAGTTGAAGAGACAATGCGATGTGCAGTCCGCCCCGGCTAGCTCCATGCACACCCTCAGCTCCGTCCCCGCTCTGCAGTCTCGTCAGTCTCTCCTGTCTTTACAGTCATTGCAGTCAGCTCAGACTTTTTCACCTTTAACACCATACAATTTGTCGTCTACTAACAGCCTGAGATCTTTACCTGATTATACGAGGTCTACAAATTATTATGATCATAGTATTTCGTCCAGTATGGCATTGGATTCCAACTTGCCCAGAGGCATTGGGCAAGCTATTCCCGGCTACTGGATGTCGGTGACAGTCAGACCCACGAGAAGTCCAGTTCCCGGGGTTCCCATGTTTTCATTCGGCAGAGAAGGCCAGGACGAGGGACAGGTATCCCGACCATGGGGTTTGTGCGTTGACAGAGAGGGCAACATCATAGTTGCAGACCGAAGAAATAATCGTATTCAAATCTTTAACAGCCGTGGAGAATTCAGAACAATGTTTGGTTCCAAGGGAACCGGCCCGGGAGAGTTTGACCTGCCAGCAGGCATCACCACTGACACATACGGTCGTATTATCGTAATTGACAAAGACAATCACCGAGTTCAAATATTTACTTCTTCGGGAAATTTCATCCTCAAGTTTGGTTCCTTCGGCAAGGAATGTGGTCAATTCCAATATCCCTGGGACGTAGCCGTTAATACTCTGGGCAACATCGTCGTGACCGACACACGCAACCACCGCATCCAACTTTTCACCAGTGACGGGACTTACATCACAAAGTTTGTGTTCGAGGGAGCTAACCCCGCCAAGATGCTGAAGGGGCCTACGACTCCTAGAGGCGTGTGCTTCACCACATCGGGCAACATCATTGTGTCGGACTTTGAAAACCATCGGCTGCTGATGGTAGATCCGACGCTTTCCAAAGTCCTGCACTGCGTAGGTCGCGAGGGGTCAGGCATAGGCGAGCTGAACCGTCCGTCTGGCATCGTGACCGACGACGACGGGCGCATTATTGTGGCGGACTCAAAGAATCACCGCGTGCTGGTGTTCACGGCGGAGCTGCGCATCCTGTGGGCCGTGGACCTGAAGAGCCCGGGGCTGGATGACAAGGATCGGCCTAGCGACGTGGCGCTCACGCCCGATGGCTACCTGGTGGTACTCTTCGAGACGCTGCCCGACACCGCGCGCGACATCTCCTCGCACGGCAAGCAATACATCAAGGTATATTAA
- the LOC133528011 gene encoding troponin C-like has protein sequence MGINFSSFFSGLGRFFEYPVKRKPICFYRQEDFTATGEPVRRLSDQPKAAMTDYDKLVDLFYKRLAEQRQYNQEMKELDRRWSTQKVVQRFPGWNDVTIANLHSLFLLFDNQANGMLGCDDFGAVLESLGDESSMELRKEKFTAADTDNDGWITYDEFLSLVYNFNDQKEGSLTGLALLCNEIAENIQFVSNLTVGEQLEYGLF, from the exons ATGGGCATAAATTTTAGCTCTTTCTTTTCCGGTTTGGGGAGGTTTTTCGAGTACCCCGTGAAAAGGAAACCGATATGTTTCTATAGGCAAGAGGATTTCACTGCCACAG GTGAACCCGTGCGGCGTCTTTCGGATCAGCCGAAGGCCGCCATGACAGACTATGATAAGCTCGTCGACTTGTTCTACAAGCGGCTGGCAGAGCAGCGCCAGTACAACCAA GAGATGAAAGAACTCGACCGTCGCTGGAGCACACAGAAAGTGGTACAGCGATTCCCGGGGTGGAACGACGTCACCATCGCCAACCTGCACAGCCTGTTCCTGCTGTTCGACAACCAGGCCAACGGCATGCTTGGCTGCGACGACTT TGGAGCTGTGCTTGAAAGTCTAGGCGATGAGAGTTCTATGGAGCTGCGAAAAGAGAAATTCACTGCCGCCGATACCGATAACGATGGATGGATCACATACGACGAATTTCTTTCG ctggtgtacaatttcaacgaccaAAAAGAAGGCAGCTTAACAGGCCTTGCGCTGCTTTGCAACGAGATCGCGGAGAACATACAATTCGTTAGCAATCTTACGGTCGGCGAACAATTAGAATACGGactcttttga